The Etheostoma spectabile isolate EspeVRDwgs_2016 chromosome 9, UIUC_Espe_1.0, whole genome shotgun sequence DNA segment GCTAAGAGAATTGATTGGTGGATTGTGTTGTTCACTATTTTGTTAGATGTAATAAGAAATGTGTTATCATTTATAAATCATGCCTTGCTGCAGAAACATGACTGTGAACATTAATAGttcagtcatttttttacagtcacagcacataaatatttatttaaataacctCAAGAATTTAGTGCATTTACATGGTTTGGCTTGTGTATggatatatactgtgtatatatgtatatatatatatatatatatatatatatatatatatatatataatgtgtgtacatatatactggATGTATATGTCTTATTTTATCTTAGCTTTGGGGCCTTCAAAAAGTCCCCTTACGGACAGAGATGCCAGTtcatctcctgggcactgccaaggtgctcttgagcaaagtccccccctttccccaactgctcagggcgcctgTCCAGCATTCGCAGCCCACTCACTGACAcaaggacctgagcatgtgtgtgtctttcaggcctgtgtgtagtcttgtaatttccccactggggatacatacagtataaaataaaataattaaatacaaattaaacaaatacagtatttcAGCTATATGAAGTACAGCTAGGCTTGTTTTTCATAAGAGAAACCCATTTCACATAGTTACTCACTGATGGCGTGATTACAATAAAACATGGATGTGCCTGGCACAAGGAGGTGTATACACTGTAAATATAGGTGAGTGTACCTTCAGCAAATATTGACATTGACCTTGGTTAACTCTGATTTAAGTGACATGACCTCATTTGTCAGAACTTTCTTGGAAAatgaaactttttttctgatgtgaTGCATTATGTAAACACTGAAACGTGATGCAGTCTGTTTACTCAAATGGTTTGTGCCCATATAAAATTagactttattattattttgagatTGAAATCAACATACGCAACACCAAACATTTCAATATCCTTACAAAAGCTACTATTTAGATAGAGCTAGATAGATTCATTTATCACTGGGTGGAAAGGGGGAAATTTGCAGGTCACAGCAGCAGTATACGAATAAACCACAAGGTACAGAGATTAGTTCAAAAACAAGTGTCATACTCAAGTACTAATATCAAAGTACAGTTAAAGTAATTGTGCCTTTTTAGGCATGTGCATGCATACAAGTGCGTAAATTGCAGTAAGGAATCTGAAACATTAATAActtaaaaacaatgcaaaaaagtACCAACACACCAATCACAGGCCTACATTTCCTGACACCTAAATATCCCAACAGTGACAGCTACAGCAAAACACAAGTTTCCCACGATGAGGATTACGTAGACAGCAGTAACAATTACTTCTGCAGCACCGATCTTCTGAAATTCAGAGGTGCAGTGGTTAGAAACAGAAATGAACTTGCATCTTGTACATGTTGCCATGATGTGGATAGGCTCTcaccatttttctttgtttcctccATCTATCACCCTGTCTTTGGCTCCCTGTAACAGAATATAGTAACAAATATTATTTTGTTCTTCACAAGAATCCATGCTGTATTTCATGCATATTAGTATTACTCACACAGTACTATACTACAAATCATTCACCTATTTGGCTTCTCCCCAGTATTGCTTTACTTTGGATACTGTTCACGGAAACCCAAAGTAAAAACAGGGAAATCCATATTGTGGAAGCGACCACCACTTTCAGAAGCCAAGAGTCTTTTATGGTATTTCCGCACTTGTCAATCTCCAACACACCAACAACGACAACTGCAGCTGTGAGTGAAAAATATTTGGAAATAAAAGAATTACGATAAACAGGCAATGGCAAcgtgaagagaagagaagatgtGAGCAGTGACATTAGTTAGCTAGTCTCTGTCATTTCATATTTTGGAAAATGTGCTTGTTTACATTCTTGCTgtaagttagatgagaagacacCTTAAAGATAAAGCTACAGCCAGTAGCTGGTTAGCTGGCATTAGCTTGAAGGCGGAAAATTGCGGGAATCGACCGGGCCCCAAGGAAGTGCGCCAGGCTTTGAAGCAAATTGAACATAGTGGTCAAGTGCTGGAATTGCAACACCACGTCTGTCATGTGATGGGTAGACTCATAGACTTACACGTTAATAGGCACGTCTGCAAATCAGTGCATACAATTTTCTTTAGCGCCACGACCCCTGCAAAATGACTCATTTCACCATCAGAATTTGATCTATTTGGTCcaccaacatttaaaaaagtctgGAAGATCCGGACAAGGGCACCTGGATAGCTAAGTTGGTAGAACTGgcgtccatatatagaggtttacgcCTCTcagcagcgggcccgggttcaattttgacctgtggccctttgctgcatgtcatggTTTTGGCTCCGTGATGGGTTCACGTGACACCTTGAACGCGGTACTGCAGTTCTTCTGTGTCAAACGCCAAGCCTTAACTAACAAGATATACAATGTTAATTACTGagttttagaggtgctgattGGAAGATTTTGTTACGTTCAGATGTTCCGACATTTGCTGACTTGGGCGGATGCCAAAATTTACCCACACGTCACGCACACTGGGAATTAGCcttaactctcagcaagaatgCAAATAAGCAAATAAGCATTGATTTaaagacaacaaacacattttctcaaagaGAGAAATGAATGCAGTACAGTTTacttttttaagattaaaatCAAGTGAATCTCCTTACTTGTAAAAATCACATGGATGATGGAACACACTTTGACAGTAAGGTTGCAGATGTCCTTTcttgaagaaaacaaaagagcaaCATAAACAGCTGAACAAAGTGTCAATGGAAACATCAAGTGAAATATTAAGGCAGAATAAGAGAAAGTGGAACTCACAGTTCATGACTGGGTCCAAATGGCAGACACAAGATTACCAGCTTTATGAAATTAAGCACTAtcgccacacacacaagagcaACGAGAGTAACCTAAACATGcccacatagacacacatattgacacatgcacacaaatataaCCTCATAAAGTTCAGAAATGCGGATGCAGATGTAGAGAAATGTTGAACAATAAATATCATAACTCACTTTAATGGAATCagccaaacaaaacaagaccacAGCCGTTATTTCAACTGCCGCACAAAGCAGACAGCACAGTATCTTTAACACCTACATGAGAAACAAAATGCACTTCAAATAATCTTGATACACCCGTAGTATTTATTACGTTTGTACACATAAGCACAGGGTACTGACTGAGCCTTCAAATGCCATGTAGCACTCATATAATGCCGATTTGAAATGATTGTCTTTACATGGGATGTTACgtttaaaaaaagctaaaattacattttttaaagacataaaacatttcacaaaaaaaggtATATGCACAAACTGTAagcaaaaaatgcaaattatcACTCATCAGATGTAATATGACATTCAAGTTCCTTACGATTTTcatgaaattaaacattattGGTTAGGCATTCTGCAAAAGGCAGATCATTTAATGGCTCTAAACTCTGTAACTCTGTTACTTCTCTCTATAGTTTGTATTGTTAGTGGCAGGGTCTTCCCTGCACCAGGGACCACTGAGAACACAAGCCCCCCTACTCATGCCTTACCTTATTTAGACGAAAAGATAAGGGTCTGCTGCGGAGGGTAGTCGCCAGTATATCAGACAGCTCCTTGGGGTGGGGAGTGAGAAAGAAATTAATCTTTTGGTGCAATTTTTTTGGGTAGGACTATTGTGTAACTGCATTTACTGGGTGACATAAGTTTAGAAATACCATACCGTTTCCACTACCAccaaaaaactgtcaaaaatcaTCCCAACAATGGCTACTCCCTGAATATAAATCAAGAGAAACAGCGAGGAAGggtgtaaataaaaatgttaaagtttatatgtcaataaacagtatatactgtacatatatatatgtatatacatatagttTAAGTTTATATAGTTCATAGATCTTTGCACAATGTCAAAATACCATAATCAAATTCCACTCTGTGTCCCTGCTTACCTGTAATAGGTTGAACATGATTGGCACTTGAGTTGTCATGCTTGTCTCTGCAGTACTTGGCTTTGCAGTATCATAATCACTTGTACTTGTAGTACTTGGTGTTGTAGTACTTGTCTGTGTAGTACTTGGCTTTGTAGTACTTGGTGTAGTAGGATTTAGCATTGTAGTACTTGTGGTAGTACTTGATGTTGTAGGACTTGCCTGTGTAGTACTTGGCTTTGTAGTATCATAATCACTTGTACTTGTAGTACTTGGTGTTGTAGTACTTGCCTGTGTAGTACTTGGCTTTGTAGTACTTGGTGTTGTAGGATTTAGCATTGTTGTACTTGTGGTAGTACTTGATGTTGTAGGACTTAGCGTTGTAGTACTTGTGGTAGTACTTGGTGTTGTAGGACTTAGCGTTGTAGTACTTGTGGTAGTACTTGGTGTTGTTGATGGTGGGGTGGGTGGAGGTACATAATTCACATCCATTGGTTCCCAGAATGTATCATAATTTTCAACAAAtgtggctctgaaacatgtcaaacaaacacagatgttAAGCTCAATCATTTAGCTCTGCATTGTAATGTTGACTTCAGGAGGTCAGTCAAAGTGTATGAATACCTGAAAGTGATGTCCGTGTCATCCGTTTCCGGTGCTTCCCAGTTAACTCGGATCTCGTCCTTCTTTTGGTTGTTCTTGTGACTAACAGCCGTGCCCTGAGGAGAGACACACAGGTAAACGCAAGTGTCACATCAATGACAAAGTTTAATAAGGATTTGACCTTAAATTTCTACTTCAAGTTCAATGAAATGTGCCaactaaaatataaatgtaaagcgtgtatatttaattaattaattcaatgCACTCATTACAAATATTAATGATGAAATGGGATGAGTGCTTACAGCTAAACCATTGCACTTCAGGAGTCTAGTTCGTGCAGGCTCAAGCAGGGTGAATATTCCTACAGGAGAGCCTCTCTGTTGAGCCTCCAACATAAATCCCTCAAACATTCTGGATTGGTTACTCCGGAGAGTAACTGGAAAATAGTTTGGAGAATCATCGGGGTGAAGGGGATGGGGCAGAAAATTAAAACAGATTAGTGATAACCTTACACTTAGTGAAGGACCACTGCAACAAATGTTGATAGTGATAAACAAACCTCCAGGAAAAGGGGTCCGATAGTCTCTGTACCTGTAATAGGTTCTCCCTTTTTGCCCTCTTTGTAGACGATCTCAAAGGGCAGTTCAGTGTTCTGAGGATTGATAGGTGTCCCACGTATTGTATGATGAGGTAACATTGAATCACACACCTCTGGGAATATGCCATCTCCATACCCATGCACCTTTGTGATGATGTTTAGGCCAATCAAAATCCACAACCACATCTGTAAAACAAGCTTTCTTTATAAACATGCAGTCGCTGGGGATAAATAACCTTGACCTGAAAACACCATTCCAGCAACATTCAGCTGATGCGTTGGTACCATTAGTATCATTATAGTTCCCTAACTTTTGAACAATGCAGTAGGACAGCAGCATTCCCACAGTGTCCCAATATAAACGCTCTAAAATGAAAGTCAGCTCTTAACATCAAAGCAATTTGTTGAATGCAAATGCAGTCTGCCAGAATATACAGCCAAAACAAGGACTATCACACTCAGAATCACTCAATGTATGACATGTGTATGTAAAATCCTTTAGGAAAATAGGAatcatttaaacaaaattaaGCCTAGAAAGTAAATagcaatcatttaaaaaaaaaaatctctctaaCTGTTTCATTCAAATTCAAACTGACCTCACAAACAGACCTCAGGGGCAAATACATATACAAAGATTGTAACAACTCTTTTCTCTTaccttaaattatttttcatacAATGTCCAATACCATGAAATCAAAAGTCACACTACAACCTTAGACACTTAGACCTTAGAATTTGCTGTTTAAGtctttttaagaaaaacagaagaaagcTCAGAAATGGGTCCTCCTTCTACTGCCAGGTGTTCAATGTGTGCCAGGGAGCTCCACAAACACTTAGCAGACCAAAGAAGGAAGTAAGAAAGGGCAATATAAGTATACGGCTTGAACCTGCCCACACGCACAGCTACAGTTAatgataaagaaaataaagtttcCTTTTACTGCTGATTGTTCTCGTTGTAACATCAGGTTCCTTAATTGCTCCATCTGTAGCACTACTGATAGCACTACACACAACGCAGATCCAAGTCTGCAGGGCAAgaggcaaaacaaaaataccTGTAATAAATACctcaaatcaaaataaatatcaattGAAAATCAATCCAAAATGACACATGGAAAATCAAGTGTGCTCAGTCCCTCGAAAggtaatgtaaatgtgtatgcTCTCAAGCCAGATACCTGTAGATGGTCACAAAAAGCATGGCGCTGTAAAACCCAGAGAAGAAGACAAAAGTCACAATTATGCAGAGTGTTTCTGAAAGCATAATAACGATAACAGTTATTACTATTAGGTGTCTAAATTGAAGTGTATGACAAAGTAATGAGTGTTTGAATGCAAATCAGCAATGTTTCGTGCTATACTGCGTAGAGGGTCTATTTCCTATAACAACTGTTGTTCCGTTCTGCCAGCACACAGATGTGCAGGTCAGATTAGTTCTACAGTACAAAGACAGCATTGCATGTTACattactttttgttatttttacaacatttttctaaatttttgttacttttaatgTGTGTAAGTTGATGTCACATGTAAAACATTTCATCTCAGGTTTTACATGCTGCTCTTGACCATAGAAAGAGATGTCTAACGAAAATAAGATGTcttctatttctttttaatagaAATAAGCCTATACAGTTTGTTGAACATGTAAATTTGCTGTTAATGGGTACATTCTACATCTACGTTGGGTAGAGATGCAATGTCACATTTGATTGAGATCCCAACCATTTGCTTGAGGCTTATAATGGGGAGAAAAACAGTCATTGTGGTTTCAATTGCACAGAGGGATAAAGACGAGCAAATATCTTGACATTGCTTTTTACTTGGTGGGggtacggtggccgacaggggcaaacgccctgcaacttcagagaacacatgcaaatagacaaaacacaagcaaattaataaaacaacttcagtaatttgacaacacatgtgcagcattcagcaaacgcgctgcatatacacaacacaagcaaatacataaacacaatgcaaataaaaaaccatgcaaaaagaaaagcacacaaaccaaGAAAACAAAGGCAACACAAAATGCTAAATTCTTATTACACAAcagaagttctccaggcctctagagggagcagctaagtggaacagcttcATTTGCTTGtgctttgtctgtttgcatgtgttttctgaagttgcagggcgtttgcccctgtcggccaccatTGTTGGGCCATTAAACATGTTTACAAAGTTTAATTTTGATCTGCAAACCACTTGAACCATGACATTTCTGTTttggaaatatatttattagTTTTCCCTTTAACAAAAAGTAGAAGACGGATACATTATAAAATccacaggagagaaaaaaagtacaatCTGCCAGCCATTATCAACTAGTACTTGGGCGCCCAgagagctcagttggtagagcgggcgcccatatatggaggtttactcctcgatgcagcagccgcgggtttgactccaacctgcggccctttgctgcatgtcattctccccctctccccctttcatgtcttcatctgtcctgtcaaaaataaatgcctagaatgccaaaaaaaataataatacatatagGACAATTGCTTCTTCTTTAAGCATGGCATGACCAAAGACTATGAGTTACGGTACCTGTTTCTGTCTTGCATTAAAGGCACATGGCTAAAAAAAGGGCAAAAGATGTGTAGGGAAGGGGGATGTATGATTTGGTATAATTTTAAGTTTTAGTGGTCTTCAGATATCTTTCCACTTTTCATCATTGATAGAGAAGATGCCCCTTTCCCCAAAATGTGAAAATTTTCTAATTAAGTTACTATTTTAAATTTTAGGCAGGAccatattattttaaaaatgcttACAGTAAAAAGGTGTTAAAAAATCCCttttcatattaaaaaaatttgaaaaaaaacattttaaagttgacAAGTACACAAGGCAAAAACCCCCCTGAAAAAATGAGTGGGAATTTAAATGAAATCATGCCCACTCCCCTGGACTAAAGAACCCTTTTTTACATGCCATTTAAATAAATCAGATTCCTTTTAAAGTGCCGGggtaaaaaatggaaaaaacccCACTGTGAAAAGGtttaacacagacacaggcacacAGCAATACACATAAAGGCtcagattttaaaattaaggcatCTTtcgcttatttttttaatcgtAAGCAGCAGTAAAAGCAGGAATATaaatcaaacagaaaaaaataaatgatccaAGGGAGAAAGGTTGCATTTACCCGCGTTTTTCGTCTGGACTTTGACAAAAAGAACTTCGAGCGCAGTGTTTAAATGATCctaaattcacaaacaaaaagcaTAAAAGACAGGGTTAGGAAACAGTGGGAGAAAGAAGAGCGGCACAAAAGAAGTAGTCAAGCTTGATACTTG contains these protein-coding regions:
- the LOC116695390 gene encoding uncharacterized protein LOC116695390, which translates into the protein MTTQVPIMFNLLQGVAIVGMIFDSFLVVVETELSDILATTLRSRPLSFRLNKVLKILCCLLCAAVEITAVVLFCLADSIKVTLVALVCVAIVLNFIKLVILCLPFGPSHELKDICNLTVKVCSIIHVIFTTAVVVVGVLEIDKCGNTIKDSWLLKVVVASTIWISLFLLWVSVNSIQSKAILGRSQIGSQRQGDRWRKQRKMKIGAAEVIVTAVYVILIVGNLCFAVAVTVGIFRCQEM